A stretch of the Aerosakkonema funiforme FACHB-1375 genome encodes the following:
- a CDS encoding DUF6887 family protein yields MTPNLPQMSNAELKQYLSEHRNDEEAFRAALEVLMSRRNPANLQPYPFDLANPESEVEAILREKLHQNE; encoded by the coding sequence ATGACACCGAATTTGCCTCAAATGTCGAATGCTGAGTTAAAACAGTATCTTTCGGAACATAGAAATGATGAGGAAGCCTTTCGCGCCGCATTGGAAGTATTAATGAGTCGTCGCAATCCCGCTAATCTTCAACCTTATCCTTTCGATCTTGCGAATCCAGAAAGCGAAGTTGAAGCTATTTTGAGAGAGAAATTACATCAAAAT
- a CDS encoding DUF6888 family protein, translated as MPTRKQSDTAIFLCQLLSNLYQPIQIFRYDRKLKTIYIQAGSRDEIAVIIDEEGSWEFVL; from the coding sequence CGACGCGAAAACAGTCAGATACAGCGATATTTCTTTGCCAGTTGCTTTCCAACTTGTACCAACCAATCCAAATTTTCCGTTACGATCGCAAGTTAAAAACGATTTACATCCAGGCTGGAAGCAGAGATGAGATTGCGGTGATAATTGATGAAGAAGGAAGTTGGGAGTTTGTGCTATGA